The following are encoded in a window of Limibacter armeniacum genomic DNA:
- a CDS encoding thioredoxin family protein, whose amino-acid sequence MADKVMISKETMENAFSYDDYREALDGMLSTESGSNGLINYEDENLVEYTKLNVSRMQRLDKTTRLSEELIKAARKLNRSVIWLLITEGWCGDAAHSTPIVAEVASESENIDLRVILRDNNPKVMDMFLTDGKRSIPKLVVLDAHTKDVIGMWGPRPTPLQDSLPQMQVDADGDKDTLMTAVQKWYNKDKSKTIMKELAALLKEIDAA is encoded by the coding sequence ATGGCAGATAAAGTAATGATCTCAAAGGAAACAATGGAAAATGCTTTCAGCTACGATGACTACAGGGAAGCGCTTGATGGTATGTTGTCAACAGAGTCAGGTTCCAATGGTTTAATCAATTATGAGGACGAAAACCTTGTAGAGTACACCAAGCTGAATGTAAGCAGAATGCAAAGGCTGGACAAGACAACACGCCTTTCTGAAGAACTGATCAAAGCAGCGAGGAAGCTGAACAGGAGCGTAATTTGGCTGCTCATTACAGAAGGTTGGTGCGGAGACGCTGCACACAGCACGCCAATTGTTGCAGAGGTTGCCTCTGAATCGGAAAATATTGACCTGAGGGTAATCCTGAGGGACAATAATCCAAAAGTGATGGACATGTTCCTGACTGACGGCAAACGCTCTATTCCTAAACTTGTCGTATTAGATGCCCACACCAAAGATGTTATCGGCATGTGGGGACCACGTCCTACTCCTTTGCAGGACTCACTTCCTCAAATGCAAGTGGACGCTGACGGTGACAAAGACACCCTGATGACAGCTGTACAGAAGTGGTACAACAAAGACAAGAGTAAAACAATTATGAAGGAATTGGCTGCATTACTCAAAGAAATAGACGCTGCCTAA
- the tuf gene encoding elongation factor Tu: MAKETFDRSKPHLNIGTIGHVDHGKTTLTAAISSVLASKGLAETRDFSSIDNAPEEKERGITINTSHVEYQTENRHYAHVDCPGHADYVKNMVTGAAQMDGAILVVAATDGAMPQTKEHILLARQVGVPKMVVFLNKCDMVDDEEMLELVEMEVAEELESKGYGDSPIIRGSALGALNGEAEWVATVEELMNNVDEHIPLPERDVDKDFLMPVEDVFSITGRGTVATGRIEKGVINSGDPVEILGLGDKLTSTVTGVEMFRKILDRGEAGDNVGLLLRGINKEDIKRGMVICKPGSVKPHSKFKAEVYVLSKEEGGRHTPFFAGYNPQFYFRTTDVTGTISLPDGVEMVMPGDNITITVELLKEIAMEETLRFAIREGGRTVGAGQVTEILD; encoded by the coding sequence ATGGCTAAAGAAACCTTTGACCGTTCGAAACCGCACTTGAACATCGGTACTATCGGTCACGTTGACCACGGTAAGACAACTCTGACTGCAGCAATCTCATCAGTTCTTGCTAGCAAAGGTCTGGCTGAAACAAGAGATTTCTCTTCAATTGACAACGCTCCTGAAGAGAAAGAAAGAGGTATTACAATCAACACTTCACACGTTGAGTACCAAACTGAGAACAGACACTACGCTCACGTAGACTGTCCAGGTCACGCTGACTACGTTAAGAACATGGTAACTGGTGCTGCTCAGATGGACGGCGCTATCCTAGTAGTAGCAGCAACTGACGGTGCTATGCCTCAAACTAAAGAGCACATCCTGTTGGCTCGTCAGGTAGGTGTACCTAAAATGGTAGTATTCCTGAACAAGTGTGACATGGTGGACGACGAGGAGATGCTAGAGCTTGTTGAGATGGAAGTTGCTGAAGAACTGGAAAGCAAAGGTTACGGTGACTCTCCAATCATCAGAGGTTCTGCACTGGGTGCCCTGAACGGCGAAGCTGAGTGGGTAGCTACAGTTGAAGAGCTGATGAACAACGTTGATGAGCACATTCCACTTCCAGAGCGTGACGTTGACAAGGACTTCCTGATGCCAGTTGAAGACGTATTCTCAATCACAGGTCGTGGTACTGTAGCGACTGGTCGTATCGAGAAAGGTGTTATCAACTCAGGTGATCCAGTTGAGATCTTGGGTCTTGGTGACAAACTGACTTCTACTGTAACAGGTGTTGAGATGTTCCGTAAGATCTTGGACAGAGGTGAAGCAGGTGACAACGTAGGTCTGTTGTTGAGAGGTATCAACAAAGAAGACATCAAGCGTGGTATGGTAATCTGTAAGCCAGGTTCAGTTAAGCCTCACTCTAAATTCAAAGCTGAGGTTTACGTACTGTCTAAAGAAGAAGGTGGTCGTCACACTCCATTCTTTGCTGGTTACAACCCTCAGTTCTACTTCCGTACAACTGACGTAACTGGTACTATCTCTCTTCCTGACGGTGTTGAGATGGTAATGCCAGGTGACAACATCACTATCACTGTAGAATTGCTGAAAGAAATCGCAATGGAAGAAACTTTGCGTTTCGCAATCCGTGAAGGTGGTAGAACAGTTGGTGCAGGTCAGGTAACTGAAATCCTGGACTAA
- a CDS encoding competence/damage-inducible protein A, with product MNVYAEIITIGDEILYGQITDTNSQWIGQELGKAGFRIIRKTSIGDTREEILTALKEAEQRADVILTTGGLGPTKDDITKYTFAEYFGTEMTFREEVFENIDRLFKIRGRQLTELNRQQAYVPSNGKVVMNEVGTAPGMWFPKGKKVFVSMPGVPHEMKKMMTDSIIPSLRESFNTPFIYHKMVRTIGIPESSLSQMLEDWELALPEHIKLAYLPRLGQVRLRLTATGPDLDMLKYEVEKQLEQIRPMLGDKMYSEDDLEIEELIAGLLTSRGQKLATAESCTGGLVADRITNLAGASAFFQGGIVAYSNEVKESQLGVNATTLQAHGAVSEETAKEMAENVRLKYGADFGISTTGIAGPTGGTPEKPVGTIWIAYSDKDKTEAKLLQLSSDRLLNINATANAVLKLLWENIR from the coding sequence ATGAACGTTTATGCTGAAATCATAACCATCGGTGATGAGATCCTTTACGGACAAATCACAGATACCAATTCACAGTGGATTGGTCAGGAACTAGGAAAAGCAGGGTTCCGAATAATTCGTAAGACTTCAATTGGAGATACCCGCGAAGAAATTCTTACAGCCTTGAAAGAAGCTGAACAAAGAGCCGATGTAATCCTAACAACTGGAGGACTAGGCCCAACCAAAGATGACATCACCAAATATACCTTTGCTGAGTATTTTGGTACTGAAATGACTTTTAGAGAGGAAGTCTTCGAAAACATTGACAGGCTTTTCAAGATCAGAGGCCGACAGCTCACCGAACTGAACAGGCAACAAGCGTATGTTCCTTCCAATGGGAAAGTTGTGATGAATGAAGTTGGTACGGCTCCTGGTATGTGGTTCCCAAAAGGAAAGAAAGTGTTTGTCTCCATGCCTGGTGTTCCCCACGAAATGAAAAAGATGATGACAGATTCAATCATCCCCTCTCTTCGTGAATCATTCAACACACCATTTATTTACCATAAAATGGTGCGCACCATTGGCATTCCAGAATCCTCACTCTCTCAAATGTTGGAAGACTGGGAACTTGCCCTTCCTGAACATATCAAACTGGCTTACCTTCCTAGACTTGGACAAGTACGACTACGCTTGACTGCTACAGGTCCTGATTTGGACATGCTGAAATATGAAGTGGAAAAGCAGCTTGAACAGATACGACCTATGTTGGGGGACAAAATGTATTCAGAAGATGACCTTGAAATTGAGGAACTGATTGCAGGCCTGCTAACCAGCAGAGGACAAAAGCTTGCCACTGCCGAAAGTTGTACCGGTGGGCTAGTTGCTGACCGAATCACTAATCTTGCAGGAGCATCAGCATTCTTTCAAGGAGGCATTGTAGCTTATAGCAATGAAGTTAAGGAAAGTCAATTGGGCGTTAATGCCACAACCCTTCAGGCACATGGTGCCGTAAGCGAAGAAACCGCTAAAGAAATGGCCGAAAATGTAAGGTTGAAATATGGCGCTGACTTTGGTATTTCCACCACTGGTATTGCCGGACCAACTGGAGGTACACCCGAAAAACCGGTTGGCACAATTTGGATTGCTTATTCAGACAAGGACAAGACAGAAGCAAAACTGTTACAGCTTTCCTCTGATAGACTACTAAACATTAACGCAACAGCCAATGCAGTTCTGAAACTCTTATGGGAAAACATCAGATAA
- the bshC gene encoding bacillithiol biosynthesis cysteine-adding enzyme BshC, producing MKHIKIPFEQTGSFSKMFLDYISGEEALKPFYACSPQLENFEQQIRCKEKQFTSEQRQILADTLTQQYHHISTPPTSQIELLREGNTFTVTTGHQLNIFTGPLYFLYKIVAVINLTKKLKATYPDYNFVPVYWMATEDHDFEEISFFNAFGNKYQWEHPSPSGAVGRLNLDGIEQILNRIQDMPAFFKEAYTQHENLTDATRYFVHHLFGEEGLICVDADHAQLKQSLKPAIKKDIKDNLPYQLVTQTDETLEVAGYKSQIFVRPINFFYMEGNIRERIEKIGNEYVIVDTDLRFSEREMDQLIEEHPERFSPNVVLRPFYQEVILPNLAYLGGPAEVIYWLQLKSEFDEMGVPFPILMPRSFALLLSEKEESKLNRFGFDVEDIFKSEHDLKNEFIQKHSEKDYELKEEAALLDTLYAQIMEKAKAVDPALETHVKAEQHRVSKRFEHTINKLRKSEQRNLLEGIEQILKVKQAAFPAGAPQERKDNMLNFYIKDKELIQKLLDSFDPLDYSFNILID from the coding sequence ATGAAGCATATTAAAATACCATTTGAACAAACAGGCTCATTCTCAAAGATGTTTTTAGATTACATCAGTGGCGAGGAAGCGTTAAAGCCCTTCTATGCCTGTAGTCCTCAGCTAGAAAACTTTGAGCAACAGATACGATGTAAGGAGAAGCAATTTACATCAGAACAGCGTCAAATTCTCGCTGATACCCTTACCCAACAATACCACCATATTTCAACTCCCCCCACTTCCCAAATAGAACTTCTTAGAGAAGGCAATACATTCACTGTCACGACAGGACACCAACTCAATATCTTCACAGGTCCACTGTATTTCTTATATAAGATTGTAGCAGTCATCAACCTGACCAAAAAGCTGAAAGCCACTTATCCTGACTACAACTTTGTTCCGGTTTACTGGATGGCCACTGAAGACCATGATTTTGAAGAAATCAGCTTCTTTAATGCTTTTGGCAATAAGTACCAATGGGAGCACCCAAGTCCTTCAGGCGCAGTTGGAAGATTGAACCTTGATGGAATTGAGCAAATTCTGAATAGAATCCAAGATATGCCCGCCTTCTTCAAGGAAGCTTACACCCAACATGAAAACCTGACAGATGCCACCCGTTATTTTGTGCATCACCTTTTTGGAGAAGAAGGGCTTATATGTGTGGATGCTGACCACGCTCAACTCAAACAGTCTCTCAAGCCTGCTATCAAGAAAGACATTAAAGATAACCTGCCTTATCAGTTGGTAACTCAAACAGATGAGACACTGGAAGTTGCCGGCTACAAGTCTCAAATATTTGTACGCCCTATCAACTTCTTCTATATGGAGGGAAATATCCGTGAACGGATCGAAAAAATAGGCAACGAATATGTCATCGTTGACACAGACCTACGCTTCTCTGAGCGTGAAATGGACCAGTTAATAGAAGAGCATCCCGAACGGTTCAGCCCTAATGTGGTGCTGCGTCCATTCTATCAGGAAGTAATACTACCCAACCTCGCTTACTTGGGAGGACCTGCTGAGGTTATCTATTGGTTACAGCTGAAGTCCGAGTTTGATGAGATGGGCGTACCTTTCCCCATTCTTATGCCACGTAGTTTCGCACTACTGTTATCAGAAAAGGAAGAGAGCAAACTCAACCGCTTTGGCTTTGACGTAGAAGATATTTTCAAAAGTGAGCATGACCTCAAAAATGAGTTCATACAAAAGCATTCTGAAAAGGATTATGAGCTAAAAGAAGAAGCTGCCTTACTCGATACACTCTATGCCCAAATCATGGAAAAAGCCAAGGCTGTGGATCCGGCACTTGAAACACATGTCAAAGCTGAACAACATCGGGTTTCCAAACGCTTTGAACACACGATCAATAAGCTTAGAAAAAGTGAACAGCGTAACCTTTTGGAAGGAATTGAGCAAATCCTAAAAGTGAAGCAAGCAGCATTTCCTGCTGGTGCCCCTCAGGAACGAAAAGACAATATGCTCAACTTCTATATAAAGGATAAAGAGCTGATCCAAAAGCTGCTTGACAGTTTTGACCCATTGGATTACAGTTTCAATATCTTGATAGATTAA
- a CDS encoding sterol desaturase family protein — MTQMNTRITPKNKGTKQLFQNGLLEKLTRTHAAVPITLFIIIGIGLLSYGIYQQLITVVPALMLFLAGLLSFTLIEYLVHRFVFHMEPDTSLKKDIAYKFHGVHHEYPKDKSRLAMPPVLSILLSSILFLAFLYIMGNIAYGFFPGFIVGYAAYLIVHYIVHAYRPPKNFFRILWVHHGIHHYKRNDKAFGVSSPLWDYIFRSMP; from the coding sequence ATGACACAGATGAATACGCGAATAACTCCTAAAAACAAAGGAACCAAACAGCTATTTCAGAATGGATTGTTGGAGAAGCTGACCCGTACACATGCGGCTGTCCCCATTACCCTATTTATCATTATTGGTATCGGATTACTAAGCTATGGCATTTACCAACAGTTGATCACTGTCGTTCCTGCCTTAATGCTATTTTTGGCAGGGTTACTATCTTTCACGCTTATTGAGTATCTGGTGCATCGCTTTGTATTTCATATGGAGCCTGACACATCACTCAAAAAAGATATTGCCTATAAGTTTCATGGCGTCCATCACGAATATCCAAAAGACAAATCAAGGCTTGCCATGCCACCTGTACTCAGCATATTACTTTCCTCTATCCTATTTTTGGCATTCCTGTATATAATGGGCAACATAGCATACGGATTCTTCCCCGGTTTTATTGTCGGATATGCAGCATACCTGATTGTACACTACATTGTACATGCTTACCGTCCACCCAAAAACTTCTTCCGTATCCTTTGGGTACATCACGGTATTCACCACTACAAGCGTAATGACAAGGCCTTTGGTGTATCGTCTCCACTCTGGGATTATATTTTTAGATCCATGCCATAA
- the hemN gene encoding oxygen-independent coproporphyrinogen III oxidase translates to MLQKELIRKYNVPGPRYTSYPTVPYWDKAPLTEQDWQQHVKQTFQTSNHSDGISLYIHLPYCESLCTFCACNKRITKNHEVETPYIDTLLKEWQLYLNLFGDEKPRIREIHLGGGTPTFFSPESLTRLLKGILDTCEIPADAEFGFEGHPKNTSKAHLQALYDVGFRRVSYGIQDFDPKVQDIINRVQPFDMVKEATDNAREVGYTSVNFDLIYGLPFQHKSSIVDTIEKVNTLRPDRIAYYSYAHVPWVGSTGQRRFTEADLPADEEKRELYEVGKEMLLDAGYIEIGMDHFALKSEALAVAAEAKSLHRNFMGYTPNYTKLMVGLGCSSISDSWTAFAQNLKKVEEYREAVEAGQFPIFKGHQLTEEDLIIRKHILNVMCHFETSWEDASLQTPIMEEAVERLEEMISDGLVQVAGKTLKVTPKGYPFVRNICMAFDARLLRDKPTSRLFSQTV, encoded by the coding sequence ATGTTACAGAAAGAACTGATCAGGAAATATAATGTTCCAGGCCCTAGATATACGAGTTATCCCACTGTGCCTTATTGGGATAAAGCCCCATTAACTGAGCAGGATTGGCAACAACATGTAAAGCAAACTTTCCAAACCAGTAACCATTCAGATGGTATCAGCTTATACATTCACTTGCCCTATTGCGAAAGCCTGTGCACTTTCTGTGCTTGCAACAAACGAATCACAAAGAACCATGAGGTGGAAACACCCTATATTGACACCTTGCTTAAAGAGTGGCAACTGTATCTAAACCTCTTTGGTGATGAGAAGCCCCGTATAAGGGAAATACATTTGGGTGGCGGCACACCAACTTTCTTTAGCCCTGAAAGCCTGACTCGCTTACTTAAAGGCATTTTGGATACCTGTGAAATCCCTGCCGATGCTGAATTTGGTTTTGAGGGACATCCAAAAAATACTTCCAAAGCTCACCTGCAAGCCTTGTATGATGTTGGCTTCAGAAGAGTCAGCTATGGCATTCAGGACTTTGACCCTAAAGTACAGGATATCATCAACCGTGTTCAGCCTTTTGACATGGTAAAAGAGGCCACGGACAATGCTAGAGAAGTTGGTTATACCTCTGTCAATTTTGACTTGATTTATGGATTACCATTCCAACATAAAAGCAGCATCGTTGATACCATTGAAAAGGTCAATACACTAAGACCTGACCGAATTGCCTATTACAGCTACGCCCATGTACCATGGGTTGGTTCTACAGGTCAAAGACGCTTTACAGAAGCGGATCTCCCTGCCGATGAAGAAAAAAGGGAACTGTATGAAGTAGGTAAAGAAATGCTATTGGATGCAGGGTATATAGAAATCGGGATGGATCACTTTGCTTTGAAGTCAGAAGCATTGGCAGTAGCGGCAGAAGCCAAATCCCTTCACCGTAACTTTATGGGGTATACACCGAATTACACCAAGTTGATGGTTGGGCTAGGCTGTTCATCCATTTCAGACTCATGGACTGCATTTGCTCAAAACCTGAAGAAAGTAGAAGAATACCGTGAAGCGGTGGAAGCTGGTCAATTCCCCATTTTCAAGGGACATCAATTAACAGAAGAAGACCTGATCATCCGTAAGCATATACTGAATGTAATGTGTCACTTTGAAACATCTTGGGAAGATGCTTCACTCCAAACCCCTATCATGGAAGAAGCTGTTGAGCGACTCGAAGAAATGATTAGTGATGGATTGGTACAGGTAGCAGGAAAAACACTAAAAGTTACACCAAAAGGCTACCCGTTTGTCAGAAATATCTGCATGGCATTTGATGCCCGACTATTGCGGGATAAGCCTACTTCAAGACTGTTTTCACAGACGGTATGA
- a CDS encoding carboxypeptidase-like regulatory domain-containing protein, whose amino-acid sequence MKRSTIALLFCCLLSFGLQAQKVVRGIVQDKEKEPIPFAHIILGNTTDGTFANEEGYFSLTIPESFQGELRFTAAGYNNYLVPVDKLKDGEMLKIRMEMSVIELTEVVVTPDDMRHVIREAIRKIPENYHDFPLKLNGFFRGITTINEQYAEYTEAILDIYEQPIQVGNDKNQYKVIKARSFADSLRLEGFGEDPDSLDFDAASPHEMLDTDLVRNRGKVLDEEVQNRFIMFLDSSFLDYYHFEFERMTTYQGRSAMLINFSPRWKVDRGMFTGQILLDEETKAFAMLDFEVPKRYLKKVIPIRGLGKLAMGAAMRLFFSVGLDFKLKKIEGRTEYQMVNGKWYPKYIKHDFLMYLKVKYAKEDINIDSNFGVRNELFVLSAQADGVEEIPEEERLKKNESIKKYMDNEDTEFWKRYNVVSPTKDITEMTGEF is encoded by the coding sequence ATGAAGAGATCAACCATCGCCTTACTGTTTTGCTGTTTGCTGTCATTTGGTCTCCAAGCCCAAAAAGTTGTAAGAGGAATCGTGCAGGACAAGGAAAAGGAGCCAATTCCCTTTGCTCACATCATTTTGGGGAATACGACTGACGGGACTTTTGCCAATGAGGAAGGGTATTTTTCTTTGACTATTCCCGAATCTTTTCAGGGAGAGTTGAGGTTTACTGCTGCCGGATACAACAATTACTTGGTCCCTGTAGACAAGTTAAAGGATGGAGAAATGCTAAAAATCCGAATGGAGATGTCAGTTATCGAACTCACGGAGGTTGTGGTAACACCTGATGACATGCGTCATGTAATTCGGGAGGCAATAAGGAAAATTCCAGAAAACTATCATGACTTTCCACTTAAGCTAAATGGGTTCTTTAGAGGTATTACCACAATCAATGAGCAATATGCTGAGTATACAGAAGCAATATTGGATATATACGAACAGCCTATTCAGGTAGGAAACGACAAGAATCAGTATAAGGTAATCAAGGCAAGAAGCTTTGCAGACAGTTTAAGACTGGAGGGTTTTGGTGAAGATCCAGACTCTTTGGACTTTGATGCAGCTTCCCCTCACGAAATGTTGGATACCGATTTGGTAAGAAATAGGGGTAAAGTACTGGATGAGGAGGTGCAAAACCGTTTTATAATGTTTTTGGACTCGTCATTTCTGGATTATTATCATTTTGAGTTTGAGAGGATGACTACTTACCAAGGAAGGAGTGCCATGCTGATCAACTTTTCTCCAAGGTGGAAAGTAGATAGAGGAATGTTTACAGGACAAATTCTTTTGGATGAGGAAACCAAAGCATTTGCCATGTTGGACTTTGAAGTTCCGAAACGTTATCTCAAAAAAGTGATTCCTATTCGTGGATTAGGTAAATTGGCGATGGGCGCTGCCATGAGGCTCTTTTTTAGTGTTGGACTGGATTTTAAGCTAAAAAAGATTGAAGGACGTACGGAGTATCAAATGGTCAATGGAAAATGGTATCCTAAATATATCAAGCATGATTTCCTGATGTATTTGAAAGTGAAATATGCAAAAGAGGATATCAATATTGATTCTAATTTTGGCGTTCGGAATGAGCTTTTTGTCTTAAGTGCACAGGCAGATGGAGTGGAAGAGATTCCAGAAGAAGAGAGACTGAAAAAGAATGAGTCCATTAAGAAGTATATGGACAATGAGGATACGGAGTTTTGGAAGCGATATAACGTCGTGAGCCCAACAAAGGATATCACAGAAATGACTGGAGAGTTTTAA
- a CDS encoding metallophosphoesterase: MKERIVTLSLVLFVILLLLDLYTFKGVRLLTEGVEKASVRTVISTLYWLFSISVYVGLAWALLNYDQYRIPGQSHYFFTVNALVMMSLLSKLVFVLFHGMEDIGYFVTNIISKAFASGKVSEGGDAMSRGKFLTYVGAGLAAVPFGAIAYGMVKGRYDFRVVRKNLTFKNLPKAFDGLKVVQISDIHIGSFPQEHPSVQKAVEMVNQLDADVLLFTGDLVNNLADETTGWVEVLKQMKAKHGKYAILGNHDYGDYVPWTNTEDRRKNLDGVKQANRDMGFDLLLNENRILEKDGEQIALIGVENWGRPPFPQYGDLRKASEGTEQAPFRILMSHDPSHWDGEVLDTNIDLTLSGHTHGMQFGIEIPGVKWSPVKYKYPRWGGLYQEGKQFLYVNRGFGYHAIAGRIGMPPEITEITLKSEAEEKLLADQLS, encoded by the coding sequence ATGAAAGAAAGAATTGTCACCCTTTCGCTGGTGCTTTTTGTGATCCTGCTTCTGTTGGACTTATACACCTTTAAAGGCGTAAGGTTACTAACAGAAGGTGTTGAAAAAGCTTCTGTGCGAACTGTAATATCAACATTGTATTGGCTATTCAGCATCAGTGTTTATGTAGGCTTAGCATGGGCATTGCTGAACTATGACCAATACCGAATTCCGGGACAGTCACATTATTTCTTTACCGTGAATGCCTTAGTGATGATGTCGCTGTTGTCTAAGTTGGTTTTTGTGCTGTTCCACGGCATGGAAGATATAGGCTATTTTGTTACTAATATTATTTCTAAGGCTTTTGCTTCAGGAAAAGTTTCAGAAGGTGGAGATGCGATGAGCCGAGGTAAGTTCCTTACTTATGTAGGGGCAGGACTGGCGGCAGTGCCTTTTGGGGCAATTGCTTATGGTATGGTCAAAGGACGGTACGACTTCAGGGTAGTGAGAAAGAACCTGACTTTTAAAAACCTGCCGAAAGCTTTTGATGGTTTAAAGGTAGTGCAGATCTCTGATATCCATATTGGTAGTTTTCCTCAAGAGCATCCATCAGTACAGAAAGCAGTAGAGATGGTCAATCAACTCGATGCGGATGTATTGTTGTTTACTGGCGACTTGGTAAACAATCTGGCAGATGAGACAACTGGTTGGGTTGAGGTTTTGAAACAAATGAAAGCCAAGCACGGGAAGTATGCCATATTGGGAAATCATGATTATGGTGATTACGTGCCTTGGACGAATACAGAGGATAGACGCAAGAACCTTGATGGGGTAAAGCAAGCAAACCGTGATATGGGTTTTGACTTGTTACTGAATGAAAATAGAATATTGGAAAAGGATGGGGAGCAGATTGCACTAATTGGTGTAGAAAACTGGGGACGTCCGCCGTTCCCTCAATACGGTGATTTGCGAAAGGCATCTGAGGGGACAGAACAGGCACCGTTTAGAATCCTGATGTCGCATGACCCGTCTCACTGGGATGGAGAAGTGTTGGATACCAATATTGACTTGACCCTTTCAGGTCACACCCACGGGATGCAGTTTGGTATTGAGATTCCGGGTGTGAAGTGGAGTCCGGTAAAATATAAATACCCTCGTTGGGGTGGCTTGTATCAGGAAGGTAAGCAGTTCTTGTATGTAAATAGGGGATTTGGTTACCATGCTATAGCAGGGCGTATTGGTATGCCTCCTGAGATTACGGAAATCACACTGAAATCTGAAGCAGAAGAAAAGCTGTTGGCTGATCAACTGAGTTAA
- a CDS encoding nucleotide pyrophosphohydrolase — protein MTIKEAQEVIDKWINTTGVRYFNELTNTAILMEEVGEVARIMARKYGEQSFKKSDEEVNLADEMADVMFVLICLANQTGIDLTEALEKNLEKKSIRDADRHKQNEKLK, from the coding sequence ATGACAATCAAGGAAGCACAGGAAGTAATTGATAAATGGATTAACACCACTGGAGTTCGCTATTTCAATGAATTGACCAATACAGCGATCTTGATGGAAGAGGTAGGAGAGGTTGCCCGTATTATGGCAAGAAAATATGGAGAGCAGTCTTTTAAAAAATCAGATGAGGAAGTAAACCTGGCGGATGAAATGGCGGATGTGATGTTTGTGTTGATCTGTTTGGCTAACCAGACAGGTATTGACTTGACTGAAGCTTTAGAGAAAAACCTCGAAAAAAAATCTATCCGAGATGCAGATAGGCATAAGCAAAATGAAAAATTGAAATAA